In a single window of the Thunnus maccoyii chromosome 7, fThuMac1.1, whole genome shotgun sequence genome:
- the dot1l gene encoding histone-lysine N-methyltransferase, H3 lysine-79 specific isoform X2 has protein sequence MGEKLELKLKSPVGAEPASYPWPLPVYDKHHDAAHEIIETIRWVCEEIPDLKLAMENYVLIDYDTKSFESMQRLCDKYNRAIDSIHQLWKGTTQPMKLNKRPSNGLLRHILQQVYNHSVTDPEKLNNYEPFSPEVYGETSFDLVAQIIDEMEMMEDDTFVDLGSGVGQVVLQVAAATNCKHYYGVEKADIPATYAETMDKEFKKWMKWYGKKHGEYTLERGDFLSEEWKERIANTSIIFVNNFAFGPEVDHQLKERFANMKEGGKIVSSKPFAPLNFRINSRNLSDIGTIMRVVELSPLRGSVSWTGKPVSYYLHTIDRTILENYFASLKNPKLREEQEAARRRQQKDTKDSKSNSTTPTKPKEQNKDSCGEEERPSLVTVVKPSAKPRRARLLSKGRKLNNKKRGRPKKAAPAAEKKNKKNQSALDLLHAKTLSAAPPQDAYRPPQSPFYQLPPKVQHYPSSQLLLSPTPPGLQQLLDNIKVQYLQFMAYMKTPQYRTNLQQLLEQEKQKHRDLSGQAEQLHSVCQSHKDKIKGLFQTKLDELGVKALTVEDLLQAQKEISAHNRQLKEQTKQLERDMALLRDHSLLLLKSRCEELKLDWGSLCLESLLKEKQALRRQISEKQRHCLELQISIVELEKSQRQQELLHLKSYSPCEGSPYRKSLESRSSTDLDSSKLGLSSAPALNGVSPELSINGTSSPCFDRANTKGDLLSRYLPISPDHEIIPATPDARQRQQSSSHALPDYTRFSPAKIALRRHLNQDPTASAHLKGPGLAIHRGEMGGINSPLGGKQSCPSPNASEAQNFPKGSERGGKEKSPSVQGDSSITSLPISIPLSTVHPSKLPVSIPLASVVLPSRAERLRSTPSPVSQTGQTNGYSSSSGLMNGGLHPEDHNGASSSSPPHTNTPLTGPMGRGGPIQSPPLSTGGVLQYADGPPRILPEDGQEHHGADSDTELQDSELRRRIFFSSSSSSSSSSSSSGSGGSAAGGSRLHHHTGNSAKQGYHSNHGNHHHHQSPGTQHTHTPTHTLSSHSSHSLGSQEGRKRGRRKRSSTGAVTASGSPKRRSFPGLSSNNHSSGSPLNINSMVNNINQPLEISAISSPEQSSRSPSGPDLDQPPILKRERPLELNGTGRYSSAPSSDDEDSGYPADSSSSRIERKIATISLESRDGPSRLGDSERGRKSGSSSGNSTGSEASSSSSLSSNSKWKSTFSPISDPKQPNSDLRQGGSPFGMGGSSRGTDSDSDHKQHHQQVRKGSDGESSSYMTPNPFLSQDAGTRGGGGSGSGGAQGGSGSDQRQALQKQKAPRDWDLKASSSLASQNLFISAAASNGAGILSGKVGGSAVAVSSTTGSSVGQYLGSQFPLGGTSVLQSLFGAPTGGSTVSGTPRLVNGHSALGSFSSAGLAGGAAGGIFHHVVPSVSSHQFGATLPTSGGLSSLLSLSSSSSSSSQTQQHTTPQPASTRLASVSSPLPLSLSQAQHSRTQSVLHSPSPPTLSLPPPPPLHSAPSSSATTHSDALPSSRSDSLHSSRLSHSSLHHQRAQSSLSLSISSSTSASSAPVSAAAAATASLSSSSLSTSSSSRPFAVHYSPRLPPPPPGSSSGGGGSMWRTQGMHGTYTTSQLPSSRPR, from the exons ttttgagAGTATGCAGAGACTTTGTGACAAGTACAACAGGGCCATCGACAGCATTCACCAGCTG TGGAAGGGGACCACCCAGCCCATGAAGCTGAATAAGCGTCCTTCCAACGGGCTGCTGAGACACATCCTACAGCAGGTGTACAACCACTCAGTGACTGACCCTGAGAAGCTGAACAACTATGAGCCCTTTTCCCCTGAGGTGTACGGAGAGACCTCTTTCGACCTGGTCGCTCAGATCATCGACGAGATGGAAATGATGGAGGATGACACTTTTGTAGACCTTGGCAGTG GAGTGGGGCAGGTAGTGCTGCAGGTTGCAGCAGCGACCAATTGTAAACACTACTATGGTGTAGAGAAAGCAGACATTCCAGCTACCTATGCAGAG acCATGGATAAAGAGTTTAAAAAGTGGATGAAATGGTATGGGAAGAAACATGGGGAGTACACA CTGGAGAGAGGTGATTTTCTGTCTGAAGAATGGAAAGAAAGGATTGCCAACACAAG TATTATTTTTGTGAATAACTTTGCCTTTGGTCCAGAAGTAGATCACCAGCTGAAGGAGCGCTTTGCCAACATGAAGGAAG gtGGGAAAATAGTATCCTCCAAACCTTTTGCACCTTTAAATTTTAGAATAAACAGTCGAAACTTGAGTG ATATTGGCACAATAATGCGTGTGGTGGAGCTTTCTCCACTAAGGGGCTCAGTGTCCTGGACTGGAAAGCCAGTTTCCTACTACCTGCATACCATTGACCGCACCATA CTTGAAAACTATTTTGCTAGTCTCAAAAATCCTAAACTCAGG GAGGAGCAAGAGGCAGCTAGGCGACGTCAACAGAAGGATACAAAGGACAGTAAAAGCAATAGCACCACACCCACAAAACCTAAAGAACAAAACAAG GACTCCTGTGGGGAGGAGGAGCGTCCTAGCTTGGTGACAGTGGTCAAGCCCTCTGCCAAACCCCGAAGAGCCCGACTCTTGTCCAAAGGTCGCAAGCTGAACAACAAGAAGCGTGGTCGACCCAAGAAAGCTGCCCCGGCCgctgagaagaaaaacaagaagaatCAGAGCGCGTTGGATTTGCTGCACGCCAAGACTCTTTCTGCGGCACCCCCTCAGG ATGCATACCGGCCACCTCAGAGTCCCTTCTACCAGCTACCTCCCAAGGTCCAGCACTATCCCTCTAGTCAACTGCTGCTGAGCCCAACTCCTCCTGGTCTGCAACAACTGCTAG ATAACATCAAAGTTCAATACCTCCAGTTTATGGCCTACATGAAGACTCCTCAGTACCGCACCAACCTGCAGCAGCTTTTAGAGCAGGAGAAG caAAAACACAGGGACCTGTCAGGTCAGGCGGAGCAGCTTCACTCTGTGTGTCAATCTCACAAGGACAAGATCAAAGGTCTCTTTCAGACCAAACTTGATGAG ctTGGAGTGAAAGCCCTGACTGTGGAGGACCTGCTGCAGGCCCAAAAGGAAATATCAGCTCACAATCGTCAGCTGAAAGAGCAGACTAAGCAGCTTGAGAGAGACATGGCCTTGCTGAGAGACCACAGCCTGTTACTG CTAAAGTCTCGATGTGAGGAGCTGAAGCTAGATTGGGGTTCTTTGTGTCTTGAGAGTCTGTTGAAGGAGAAGCAGGCCCTACGCAGACAGATCTCTGAGAAACAGAGACACTGCTTGGAGTTGCAG ATCAGCATTGTGGAGTTGGAGAAAAGTCAAAGACAGCAGGAGCTTCTTCATCTCAAATCCTACAGCCCCTGTGAGGGTTCCCCATACAGAAAGAGCCTGGAATCGCGCTCTTCCACAGACTTGGACTCCTCTAAGCTTGGCCTGTCCTCAGCCCCAGCTCTCAATGGTGTAAGCCCAGAGTTGTCTATCAATGGCACCAGCTCACCCTGTTTTGACCGGGCTAACACGAAGGGGGACCTTCTTTCCCGCTATCTGCCCATCTCTCCTGACCATGAGATCATACCTGCCACCCCTGATGCCCGGCAGAGGCAGCAAAGCTCCTCCCACGCTCTTCCTGACTACACACGCTTCTCCCCTGCCAAAATTGCCTTGCGGAGGCACCTTAACCAGGATCCCACGGCCTCTGCCCACTTAAAAGGTCCGGGGCTGGCCATACACAG gggGGAAATGGGTGGCATTAACTCTCCGCTTGGAGGCAAACAGAGCTGCCCCTCTCCCAATGCATCCGAAGCCCAGAATTTTCCTAAAGGTTCTGAGAGG GGTGGTAAGGAGAAGAGTCCATCTGTTCAGGGTGACAGCAGCATTACAAGCCTTCCAATTAGTATTCCTCTGAGCACTGTCCACCCAAGTAAACTACCAGTAAGCATCCCACTGGCCAGCGTGGTGCTTCCCAGTCGTGCTGAGAGACtg AGAAGTACTCCGAGTCCTGTGTCTCAGACAGGTCAGACCAATG GATATTCATCAAGCTCAGGGCTGATGAATGGAGGTCTCCACCCCGAGGACCACAATGGGGCTTCTTCATCGTCTCCTCCACACACCAATACTCCTCTGACAGGACCAATGGGCCGAGGGGGTCCCATCCAGAGCCCCCCACTCAGCACTGGAGGGGTTCTCCAGTATGCAGATGGACCCCCAAGGATTCTTCCAGAAGACGGACAGGAACATCATGGGGCAGACTCCGATACGGAGCTTCAGGACAGTGAACTGCGGAGGAgaatctttttctcttcttcctcctcttcctcttcatcttcctcttcgTCAGGCAGTGGAGGAAGTGCGGCCGGAGGCTCACGCCTCCACCATCACACTGGCAACTCAGCCAAGCAGGGATACCACAGTAACCATGgaaaccaccaccaccaccagtccCCCGGCACacagcacactcacacaccaacacatacaTTGTCATCACACTCCTCTCACAGCCTCGGCTCTCAAGAAGGGCGGAAGCGGGGGAGAAGGAAACGCAGCTCTACAGGGGCTGTGACGGCCAGCGGATCCCCAAAGAGGAGGTCATTCCCCGGGCTCAGCTCCAACAACCACTCCTCCGGATCGCCACTAAACATTAACTCCATG GTGAACAACATCAACCAGCCTCTGGAGATCTCTGCTATCTCTTCCCCAGAGCAATCAAGCCGCAGCCCCAGTGGGCCGGACCTGGACCAACCTCCCATCTTGAAGAGAGAGCGCCCCCTGGAGCTCAATGGCACAGGTCGATACTCCTCAGCCCCCAGCTCTGACGATGAGGACTCAGGATACCCTGCTGACAGCTCCAGTTCAAg AATTGAAAGAAAAATTGCCACTATATCCTTGGAGAGCAGAGATGGACCCAGTAGACTAGGGGATAGTGAAAGag GCAGGAAATCTGGTAGCAGCAGTGGCAACAGCACAGGTAGTGAggcctcgtcttcctcctccttgtcCTCTAACAGCAAATGGAAATCCACCTTTTCACCCATATCCGACCCGAAGCAACCCAACTCAGACCTGAGACAGGGGGGCTCTCCATTTGGCATGGGGGGGTCGAGTCGGGGCACGGACTCAGATTCTGATCACAAACAACACCATCAGCAGGTGAGGAAAGGAAGTGATGGAGAGTCGTCCAGCTACATGACCCCCAACCCCTTCCTGAGTCAAGATGCAGGGACCCGTGGTGGAGGCGGCAGCGGTAGCGGAGGAGCCCAGGGAGGCAGTGGTTCAGACCAACGCCAGGCCCTCCAGAAGCAGAAAGCCCCTCGCGATTGGGACCTGAAGGCCAGCAGCAGTCTGGCGAGTCAGAATCTCTTCATTTCTGCAGCTGCCAGCAACGGAGCAGGCATCCTGAGTGGGAAGGTCGGAGGCAGTGCTGTAGCAGTTTCCTCAACCACAGGATCATCTGTGGGTCAGTACCTGGGGTCTCAGTTCCCACTTGGAGGGACCTCAGTCTTGCAGTCCTTGTTCGGGGCCCCGACTGGCGGCTCCACGGTGAGTGGGACCCCACGGCTCGTCAACGGACACTCCGCCCTGGGAAGCTTCTCCAGTGCCGGGCTGGCAGGGGGAGCGGCTGGAG GTATATTTCACCACGTGGTTCCCTCAGTCTCCTCCCATCAGTTTGGGGCAACGCTGCCCACCTCTGGAGGCCTCAGCTCTCTGCtcagtctctcctcctcttcctcttcctcctcccaaACCCAGCAGCACACCACTCCCCAACCAGCCTCCACGCGCCTGGCCTCCGTGTCCTcacctctccccctctccctgtCACAGGCCCAGCACAGCCGCACCCAGTCGGTCCTGCACAGCCCTTCTCCTCCCACGCTCTCCCTGCCCCCTCCACCGCCCCTGCACAGCGCCCCCTCCTCGTCAGCAACCACGCACTCTGACGCCCTGCCATCCTCTCGATCAGATTCCCTCCACTCCTCCCGTCTGTCCCACTCCTCTCTCCACCATCAGAGAGCGCagtcatccctctctctctccatctcctcctccacctctgcctcctctgctCCTGTCTCTGCCGCTGCCGCTGCTACcgcctccctctcttcctcctctctgtcaaCCTCCTCCTCGTCTCGTCCATTCGCAGTGCACTACTCCCCTCGGCTGCCCCCTCCACCACCGGGCAGCAGCTCTGGTGGTGGCGGGAGCATGTGGAGGACTCAGGGCATGCATGGCACCTACACCACCTCCCAGCTCCCCAGCTCCCGACCTAGATAG